The following proteins are co-located in the Anser cygnoides isolate HZ-2024a breed goose chromosome 2, Taihu_goose_T2T_genome, whole genome shotgun sequence genome:
- the LOC106038403 gene encoding uncharacterized protein, with amino-acid sequence MFKGRVPSTHHATDATWSKWVALITQRARIGNPSRPGILEVIMDWPEGKYFGISSEEEVVRAEEAPLYNKLPENEKKYALFTDGSCRIVGKHRRWKAAVWSPTRRVAEAAEGEGESSQFAEVKAIQLALDIAEREKWPVLYLYTDSWMVANALWGWLQQWKQNNWQRRGKPIWAAALWQDIAARVENLVVKVRHVDAHVPKNRATEEHQNNQQVDQAAKIEVAQVDLDWQHKGELFIARWAHDTSGHQGRDATYRWARDRGVDLTMDTIAQVIHDCETCAAIKQAKRSKPLWYGGRWLKYKYGEAWQIDYITLPQTRNGKRHVLTMVEATTGWLETYPVPHATARNTILGLEKQVLWRHGTPERIESDNGTHFRNNLIDTWAKEHGIEWVYHIPYHAPASGKVERYNGLLKTTLKAMGAGTFKNWDTHLAKATWLVNTRGSANRAGPAQSNLLRTVEGDKVPVVHVRNMLGKTVWATPASGKGKPIRGIAFAQGPGCTWWVMQKNGEVRCVPQGDLILGENSP; translated from the coding sequence atgttcaaaggaagggtcccctctacgcatcatgcaactgatgctacatggagcaagtgggttgcactgattactcagcgggctcgaataggaaaccccagtcgcccaggaatcttggaggtgattatggactggccagaaggcaaatactttgggatatcatcagaggaggaggtggttcgtgctgaagaagcccccctgtacaacaagctaccggaaaatgagaagaaatatgccttgttcactgacgggtcctgtcgtattgtgggaaagcatcggagatggaaagctgctgtatggagtcctacacgacgagttgcagaagctgctgagggagaaggtgaatcgagtcagtttgcagaagtaaaagccattcagctggctttagatattgctgaacgagaaaagtggccagttctctatctctatactgattcatggatggtagcaaatgccctgtgggggtggttacagcaatggaagcagaacaactggcagcgcaggggcaagcccatctgggctgcggcattgtggcaagatattgctgcccgggtagagaacctggttgtaaaggtacgccatgtagatgctcatgtgcccaagaatcgggctactgaagaacaccaaaacaaccagcaggtggatcaggctgctaagattgaagtggctcaggtggacctggactggcaacataaaggtgaattatttatagcccgatgggcccatgacacctcaggccatcaaggtagagatgcaacctacagatgggctcgtgatcgaggggtggacctgaccatggacactatagcccaggttattcatgactgtgaaacatgtgctgcaatcaagcaagccaaacggtcaaaacctctttggtatggaggacgatggctgaaatataaatatggagaggcctggcagattgattacatcacactccctcaaacccgcaacggcaagcgccatgtacttacaatggtggaagcaaccaccggatggctggaaacatatcctgtgccccatgccaccgcccggaacactatcctgggccttgaaaagcaagtcttatggcgacatggcaccccagagagaattgagtcagacaacgggactcatttccgaaacaaccttatagacacttgggccaaagaacatggtattgagtgggtgtatcacatcccctatcatgcaccagcctctggaaaagttgaacgatacaatggactgttgaagactacactgaaagcaatgggtgctgggacattcaaaaattgggatacacatttggcaaaggccacctggttagtcaataccaggggatctgccaaccgagctggacctgcccaatcaaacctgttacgcactgtagaaggggataaagttcctgtagtgcacgtaagaaacatgctgggtaaaacagtctgggctactcctgcctcaggaaaaggcaaacccattcgtggaattgcttttgctcagggacctggatgcacttggtgggtaatgcaaaagaatggggaggtccggtgtgtacctcaaggggatttgatactgggtgagaatagcccatga